A genomic window from Leishmania major strain Friedlin complete genome, chromosome 18 includes:
- the GSK3 gene encoding putative glycogen synthase kinase, with amino-acid sequence MSLNAAAAADERSRKEMDRFQVERMAGQGTFGTVQLGKEKSTGMSVAIKKVIQDPRFRNRELQIMQDLAVLHHPNIVQLQSYFYTLGERDRRDIYLNVVMEYVPDTLHRCCRNYYRRQVAPPPILIKVFLFQLIRSIGCLHLPSVNVCHRDIKPHNVLVNEADGTLKLCDFGSAKKLSPSEPNVAYICSRYYRAPELIFGNQHYTTAVDIWSVGCIFAEMMLGEPIFRGDNSAGQLHEIVRVLGCPSREVLRKLNPSHTDVDLYNSKGIPWSNVFSDHSLKDAKEAYDLLSALLQYLPEERMKPYEALCHPYFDELHDPATKLPNNKDLPEDLFRFLPNEIEVMSEAQKAKLVRK; translated from the coding sequence ATGTCGCtcaacgctgccgctgccgcggatgAGCGAAGTCGCAAGGAGATGGACCGGTTCCAGGTGGAGCGCATGGCTGGGCAGGGTACATTCGGCACAGTGCAACTAGGCAAGGAGAAGTCGACGGGCATGAGCGTGGCGATCAAGAAGGTTATCCAGGACCCGCGCTTCCGCAACCGCGAGCTGCAGATCATGCAGGACCTCGCCGTGCTGCACCACCCCAACATTGTCCAGCTCCAGAGCTACTTCTACACCCTGGGTGAGCGCGACCGCCGCGATATCTACCTCAATGTCGTGATGGAGTACGTGCCGGATACgttgcaccgctgctgccgcaacTACTACCGCCGTCAagtggcgccaccgccgatcCTGATCAAGGTCTTCCTTTTTCAGCTGATCCGAAGTATCGGGTGCTTGCACCTGCCCTCCGTAAACGTGTGCCACCGCGACATCAAGCCGCACAACGTGCTCGTCAACGAGGCGGACGGCACACTCAAGCTGTGCGATTTTGGCAGTGCGAAGAAACTCTCGCCGTCGGAGCCGAACGTGGCATACATCTGCTCTCGTTACTACCGCGCCCCTGAGCTCATCTTCGGTAACCAGCACTACACGACCGCAGTCGACATCTGGTCGGTGGGGTGTATCTTCGCTGAGATGATGCTTGGCGAGCCCATCTTCCGCGGCGACAACAGCGCCGGCCAGCTGCACGAAattgtgcgcgtgctcggCTGCCCTTcgcgcgaggtgctgcgtAAGCTGAATCCGTCGCACACGGACGTGGATCTATACAATAGCAAGGGCATCCCGTGGAGCAACGTGTTCTCTGATCATTCGCTGAAGGACGCCAAGGAGGCGTACGATCTTCTTAGTGCCCTGCTGCAGTACTTGCCGGAGGAGCGCATGAAGCCTTACGAGGCACTGTGCCACCCTTACTTCGACGAGCTTCACGACCCCGCCACGAAGCTGCCGAATAACAAGGATCTCCCTGAAGACCTCTTCCGCTTCCTGCCGAACGAGATCGAGGTCATGAGCGAAGCGCAGAAGGCCAAGCTAGTTCGCAAGTAg